TTATCCGGCATCCAGTCGGGACAGGATAGAATCGATACGGATTTCGATGGCACAACATATTGAACATGCTGATATGCTCAGAGGGAATGAAGTTTTTCTATCTTTACTAAGTGGTGTGAAACCACTCAATCTGAATCAAAAATCGATGAAAGTGCGGGACCGGGTGGTCCTTACCACTGATCCAAAAAAGCTTGAAAAGATAAAGAAACGGTTTGGAGAATATGTGGATGTGCACCTTGTAAGTTCCCTTACCGATGTAGTGGATTCAGCACGGGGTTATTCTCATGTCATAACCGCAGATGACGATCTATTTTCCTGTGAGTTGCCCGAGGATGTAGAGGTAGAGATAGTTCCTGACCTGGAAGCCTGTGAAGAATGGAAGATAGTTCCTGATAATGAGATCAATCAGGTTTCACGTAATCTGCAGGTGATAGATTGTTCCCTTCAGGTTACCCGAATTATCAGAGAGGCTGGAATGGCCTTCCTTCAGGAAGTGGACAATGTAACTCTGGATAAACTGGAAAAAACCATCTGCATGATAGACGAGAATGGGGATGTGAGGGCAGGTACAGACCCCGAGATAGATCGTCTTGCATTAATACTTGGAGGAATTGATACTGCTGTGGGAAGTGCAAACACCTTTGCCAATGAGGAACTCAACAATGCTCTCAAAGAAAGCCAGCTTGTTCTCAGTGGTCAGGATATGTTAAGGATGATGCATGATAATACTGAACTACAGTCAGTTCTGGAAAACCAATTGCGTCATAATTATGTTTCAGTGGTTGAGAAAGCCAGGAAACATATTTGTACAACTCTCTGTCTGCAAAAGAAAGAGATCTTTTTCCTGGATAACTTATTCCCTCAAACCATTAACCATCCTGTGGAGGCGGACAGGACACAGGTAACTGTCCTGAAACAGTATATTAAAGAGAGGATCGCGAAAAGAAAGATAGAACATAAGAGGCAAGTGGCGCGCTCTCTTGTGGATATGCGCGATACTATCCGAGAAATCGTGAAAGAAGTATTGAATTTCGATGTTGGTTTTACTATTGGTTGTTTTTCTTCAGAGTATGGTCTTTCTCTTCCCAGGATTATAGAAGGAACCGGAGTGGGTTTGAAAAATGCAGAGAACCTCTTCCTCAGATCTAGGCATGGTACAGTTGTACCAATTGATTATGCAGTTGGTGAGACATCTTTCAGCCATAAGCAAGATGTGAGCAGAATAGTCCTCCTCAGCGGAGTAAACTCGGGGGGTAAGACCTCACTTCTTGAATTGCTGGCACAATGTATTATCCTTGCCCACATGGGCTTTCCCGTACCTGCGGCAGCCATGGAGGTAGGACTGACTGATGGGTTGTACTATTTTGCCAAATCCAAGGGCACTCTCGATGCAGGAGCCTTCGAGACAACACTGATCGATTTTTCAGTGGTTGCTGATAGTTCAGGAAAGATCGTGCTTGTGGATGAGCTGGAGTCGATCACAGAACCAGGTGCTTCTGCCAAAATCATTTCCGGTATTCTGGAAATGCTTTCAGAGAACGAGAAAAGCCTGGCAGTGTTCGTGTCGCATCTTTCAGGGCTCATTATGGAAAATACACAAAGTAATGTAAGGGTGGACGGTATCGAAGCAAGCGGTCTGGACAGTGACCTTAATCTAATTGTGAATCGGACTCCCCGTTACAATTATGTAGCAAGAAGTACACCGGAACTAATAGTAGAAAGGCTGCTGCGCAAAACAAGTGGCAATGATCATCTCTTTTATGAGAGGCTGAAAAGTAAGTTTTGAGGGAAATGCAATCAAAGCACACCTTTTGTGCTCTTGATCCCCTCGCCTTCCACAACTATTGCTCTGCGCAGAGCATAAGCAAAGCCCTTAAAAAGTGCCTCTATTTTGTGATGGTCATTGTCCCCGTATACACTCGCATGCATATTGATCTTAGCATTGTTCACTATGGATTCAAAGAAGTGTTTAACCATCTGGGTGCTGAACTCTCCCACTTTAGGAGCGGCGAAAGCAGCATCCAGTATTAGATAGCTACGCCCTCCAATGTCAAGGGCTACTGAAGCAAGGGCTTCGTCCATTGGGATCCTTGCCTCCCCAAACCGGGCTATACCTGCACAGTTTCCTAAGGCTTGAGCTATTGCCTGTCCCAATACAATACCTATGTCTTCTATGAGGTGGTGATCATCTACGATGAGGTCTCCTTCGGCTTTGATCGTAAGATCAAAATTACCATGTTTTGAGAATGCATGCAGCATGTGATCAAAAAAACCTATACCTGTGGAAATGTCGGAAATACCATTTCCTTCCAGGTTAAGCTCTATTTGTATGTCGGTTTCTTTGGTCTTGCGGGAAATATTTGCTTTTCTCATAAGTTTCACTTGCCTATTTTTACCTGTTCTAACTATTTATGTTAGACTATATCAGACAACCGATGTCAGACCATGTTCAGCTATCTTTATTCTGTTTCAGAATGTTAAGAGCTTCTAGGTAAGTGAACTTGCCTGTGTACAATGCGCTGCCTACTACCACTCCGCATGCACCGGTTGCTCTGATGGTGAGTATATCCTGGAGGGTGGTGATGCCTCCTGAAGCTATTACTGGTATGTTTACAGCTTTAACCAGCTCGGCAGTTGGTGTTGCATCTACTCCACGCATGAGTCCTTCGTTATCAATGTTGGTAAAAAGCAGAGTGCCTGCTCCCAGGTTCTCAAACTTTTGTCCCATCTCCACTGCAGTGAATTCAGAAAGTTTCTTCCAGCCTTCTATGGCCACTTTTCCATTCTTTGAATCCAGAGCTACATTTATGTGTTCGCTTCCGAACTCACGGGCCAGCTTTTTAACAAGTTCTGGTTCACGCAGGGCCGCTGTGCTCAATATAACCCTGTCAGCACCAAGCTTAAGAAGATGTGCTGCATCTTCAAAGGAGCGTATGCCTCCTCCTATCTGGATCATTACTCCTCTGTTTTTACCTTCATATACTATCTTTTCGATAATAGGTGCGTTGATCCTTGTTCCATCCAGTGCACCGTCCAGATCTATAAGGTGCAGGGTCTTTGCTCCTTGGGCTATCCAATCCAAGGCAACAGCTATCGGATCATCCAGGGAGATCATTTCACTTCCGGGAACTCCCTGAACCAGTTGCACACATTTGCCGCCTCTCATATCTACTGCGGGGATAACTTCAAATTGCATCGGATGATCACCTCAGGGCATGAGTCTTTCGATGGGTATCACCAGTACGTCCTTTGCACCTACAGATTTTAGCTTGTTGACCGTAGAGAAAATTAGGTCAGCATCTATTACAGCATGTACTGCAAGAATGGACTGTGAAGCTTCTACTTTCATGACGGTGGGCCCTGCAAGGCCAGGCAATACCTGCTTAACTGCTTCCAGGGATGATTCTGGTACGTTCATCATGAGGTAACGCTTGCCTTTTGCTCTGATTACGCTTTCTATGGAAGTGCTAATCTGTTCTATCTTGGAGTTATTTGCGCTGGTTTTTTTGTTAGCGATGAGGTAGACGGAGGAGGAAAAGACATTCTCTATCATCTTCAAGTGGTTAGTTGCAAGTGTGGTTCCAGAACTTGAAATATCCACAATGGCATCTGCAATCCCAACATGTGGTGTAAGTTCGCAGGCACCGCTGACCTTGACGATCTCTACGTTAACTCCCAGGTTCTTGAAATACCTTGATGTGATGTTGGGGAATTCTGTGGCTATCCTTTTACCTTCAAGGCTCTGGGGTGTGTTAAGGTGCGATTCCTCGGGAACTGCGAGTACAAGGCTGGCACGTCCAAAACCCATGTCAAGTAACATTTCCACTTGTGCACCTGTTTCACTTATCAGGTCAAGGCCGGTAACACCGACATCTGCTGCTCCGTCCTGTACATATTCAGGAATGTCCGAAGCTCTTGCGAAAAGGATGGTGATCTCAGGATCGTTAGTTTTTGCGAAAAGTTTCCTTGTTCCCCCTTCAAGCACTGGCAGACCTGCTTCCTTTAGCAGTTCCACGGTAGGGTCGTGCAGTCTTCCTTTATTGGGTATTGCAATACGTATCATAATTCTTACTTCCGGATGCATTCTCTTGGTTCTAAATGACCTGAGGAATACTTTTCTGGCATATAAGCCTTCATATATTCACTATAGTATAAGTTGTCTTGTATAAGCCGTTGAAGTTGCTATTATGGTCTCTCTCTGATCTATAATGCATTTCAATAGTTCATTTTTACTATTTTTCTCCGTAGTTTTTTTATTACCAGTGGTAATACAGGATATGGTTAGTATTAAATATGACTATGCATTAGTTATTATACAAATTCCCCAAGAAATATAAAAACATGTTAAAAATGGAATTTGTTTACTTTAAAGAGGATTAGAATGATCAGGAACATCAAGGTCGAACCTTTGACGGAAACTCCTGTCAACAGACAGCAGATCGAACTTGTTGAGAGAAAGGGTATTGGACACCCTGACAGCATTTCCGATGGTCTCTCTGAGGCAGTGAGCCGTGCTTTATGTGCTGAGTACATTAAAAAGTGTGGAGCTGTGCTACATCATAATACTGATGAAACTCAGATAGTTGCAGGTCGCTCCTGCCCCGCATTCGGTGGCGGCGAGGTCATACAGCCCATATATACATTACTTGTGGGCAGGGCTACCAAAGAGTTTGAAGGTGTGGAGATCCCCACAGATGCTGTAGCACTTTCAGCCGCCAGGCAGTATCTGAGGAAGCACATTGTGGATATGGATCTGGAAAGGGATATCATCATAGACTGTAAACTTGGTACAGGTTCTTCAGATCTGAGGGATGTGTTCAGGAAAGACAGTGTTCCTTTTGCAAATGACACTTCCTTTGGTGTTGGGCATGCTCCTTTCTCAGAGCTTGAGAACATTGTCTACAATACTGAAAGGCAACTCATTAATGACTTGA
This DNA window, taken from Methanomethylovorans hollandica DSM 15978, encodes the following:
- the hisG gene encoding ATP phosphoribosyltransferase, yielding MIRIAIPNKGRLHDPTVELLKEAGLPVLEGGTRKLFAKTNDPEITILFARASDIPEYVQDGAADVGVTGLDLISETGAQVEMLLDMGFGRASLVLAVPEESHLNTPQSLEGKRIATEFPNITSRYFKNLGVNVEIVKVSGACELTPHVGIADAIVDISSSGTTLATNHLKMIENVFSSSVYLIANKKTSANNSKIEQISTSIESVIRAKGKRYLMMNVPESSLEAVKQVLPGLAGPTVMKVEASQSILAVHAVIDADLIFSTVNKLKSVGAKDVLVIPIERLMP
- the hisA gene encoding 1-(5-phosphoribosyl)-5-[(5-phosphoribosylamino)methylideneamino]imidazole-4-carboxamide isomerase; amino-acid sequence: MQFEVIPAVDMRGGKCVQLVQGVPGSEMISLDDPIAVALDWIAQGAKTLHLIDLDGALDGTRINAPIIEKIVYEGKNRGVMIQIGGGIRSFEDAAHLLKLGADRVILSTAALREPELVKKLAREFGSEHINVALDSKNGKVAIEGWKKLSEFTAVEMGQKFENLGAGTLLFTNIDNEGLMRGVDATPTAELVKAVNIPVIASGGITTLQDILTIRATGACGVVVGSALYTGKFTYLEALNILKQNKDS
- a CDS encoding MutS-related protein, whose product is MKRKESICSLNDIPGIGEKMARRFIEHFGTEQNALEAILNGDVASISCIEGVGQRYAISLVQEVNSRIEGVRVQDFLKTRESMDIYERLLDIIKTFAHTGYAREKMHTFFPYPASSRDRIESIRISMAQHIEHADMLRGNEVFLSLLSGVKPLNLNQKSMKVRDRVVLTTDPKKLEKIKKRFGEYVDVHLVSSLTDVVDSARGYSHVITADDDLFSCELPEDVEVEIVPDLEACEEWKIVPDNEINQVSRNLQVIDCSLQVTRIIREAGMAFLQEVDNVTLDKLEKTICMIDENGDVRAGTDPEIDRLALILGGIDTAVGSANTFANEELNNALKESQLVLSGQDMLRMMHDNTELQSVLENQLRHNYVSVVEKARKHICTTLCLQKKEIFFLDNLFPQTINHPVEADRTQVTVLKQYIKERIAKRKIEHKRQVARSLVDMRDTIREIVKEVLNFDVGFTIGCFSSEYGLSLPRIIEGTGVGLKNAENLFLRSRHGTVVPIDYAVGETSFSHKQDVSRIVLLSGVNSGGKTSLLELLAQCIILAHMGFPVPAAAMEVGLTDGLYYFAKSKGTLDAGAFETTLIDFSVVADSSGKIVLVDELESITEPGASAKIISGILEMLSENEKSLAVFVSHLSGLIMENTQSNVRVDGIEASGLDSDLNLIVNRTPRYNYVARSTPELIVERLLRKTSGNDHLFYERLKSKF
- the hisB gene encoding imidazoleglycerol-phosphate dehydratase HisB; protein product: MRKANISRKTKETDIQIELNLEGNGISDISTGIGFFDHMLHAFSKHGNFDLTIKAEGDLIVDDHHLIEDIGIVLGQAIAQALGNCAGIARFGEARIPMDEALASVALDIGGRSYLILDAAFAAPKVGEFSTQMVKHFFESIVNNAKINMHASVYGDNDHHKIEALFKGFAYALRRAIVVEGEGIKSTKGVL